A genomic window from Deltaproteobacteria bacterium includes:
- a CDS encoding FAD-dependent oxidoreductase: protein MSDRICPVADTVKRLSDAVVGGQLKNARGKQLAEDILALMQDISSGRGGPEHLPAMESLAQRLVTEIPDKACQETGKWLQSVFTKQREVFLSHLETRTCPDADCVRLAPAPCQMSCPAGIDVPSYVTLIGEGRDEEAIELIRKDNPFPWVCGLVCTNPCEFMCVRGRIDTPVSIKYLKGFAAEKAMSDRLYRNPEKSADNGRKVGIVGAGPAGLTAAYYLALKGYRVTVIDALPMAGGMMMVGIPRYRLPREVIDQEVSMLEDLGVEFRFNTRLGKDVTFDRLREEGFEAFLIAVGAHASLTVGIPGEDRYPQVVDAIAFLRRVALGDRHMPGKRVAIIGGGNVAMDAARTCVRLGCHEVSVIYRRTRSEMPANEEEVQQAEEEGVRFSFLTIPVEILGDDDTLSSLKCMRTELGPPDESGRRRPVPVEGSDYLLHVDAVIPAIGQTVDPSGLMDLGTLKWSRRNTVGVDIASMETSVEGVFAAGDAVSGPATVVEAIAGGKRAAAAIDRYLCGIPQPKMPPVPVRRRRMAFTQIPASTKMSLQRPDMPMLNDERRRVTFQQVELGYPENAVREEARRCLRCDICIRCGRCVEICRDKMGVDALQMGYLDFDHPDPTDFRITAERCILCGACAANCPTGAMQMEDLGDERVLSLCGTVLNRLKVETCEACGEVIGPARYHDFIRKRIKGINQHLTERVLCLECARKSGVENQTETGPPKVLV from the coding sequence ATGTCAGACAGAATATGCCCTGTTGCCGACACCGTAAAGCGGCTGTCAGATGCCGTTGTCGGAGGGCAACTGAAGAATGCCAGGGGCAAGCAGCTGGCTGAAGATATATTGGCGTTAATGCAGGACATCTCTTCCGGAAGGGGGGGGCCTGAGCACCTCCCCGCCATGGAGTCCCTCGCCCAACGCCTTGTCACGGAAATCCCCGATAAGGCCTGCCAGGAAACCGGGAAATGGCTTCAATCCGTGTTTACAAAACAGAGGGAGGTCTTTCTGAGCCACCTCGAAACCCGGACATGTCCGGACGCGGATTGTGTCAGATTGGCTCCTGCGCCCTGCCAGATGTCCTGTCCCGCCGGCATCGATGTCCCCAGCTATGTAACCCTGATAGGAGAAGGCCGTGACGAAGAAGCCATTGAACTGATCCGGAAGGACAATCCTTTCCCCTGGGTATGCGGACTTGTATGCACCAACCCTTGCGAATTCATGTGTGTGAGAGGGCGGATCGACACGCCGGTTTCAATCAAGTACCTCAAAGGGTTCGCTGCAGAAAAGGCCATGTCGGATCGCCTCTATCGGAACCCCGAAAAATCCGCCGACAACGGCCGGAAGGTGGGGATTGTGGGCGCCGGGCCGGCCGGATTGACGGCCGCTTACTACCTTGCCCTCAAAGGATACCGGGTGACCGTCATTGACGCGCTCCCGATGGCCGGCGGGATGATGATGGTGGGAATTCCAAGATACCGCCTTCCCAGAGAGGTCATCGATCAGGAAGTATCCATGCTCGAGGATCTGGGCGTTGAATTCCGTTTCAACACCCGTTTGGGTAAGGACGTGACCTTTGACCGGCTCAGGGAGGAGGGGTTCGAGGCCTTTCTCATCGCCGTGGGGGCCCACGCCTCTTTGACGGTCGGCATTCCCGGAGAAGACCGGTATCCTCAGGTTGTTGATGCCATCGCCTTTCTGCGACGGGTGGCCCTGGGCGACCGGCATATGCCCGGTAAGCGGGTGGCGATTATCGGCGGGGGGAACGTGGCCATGGATGCTGCGCGGACCTGTGTCCGGCTTGGGTGCCACGAGGTATCGGTGATCTACCGGAGGACACGGTCGGAAATGCCCGCCAATGAGGAGGAGGTTCAACAGGCCGAGGAAGAGGGAGTTCGGTTTTCCTTTCTGACCATTCCGGTGGAGATCCTGGGTGATGATGACACACTTTCTTCTCTGAAATGCATGAGAACCGAACTGGGCCCTCCGGACGAAAGCGGTCGGCGCCGACCGGTCCCTGTGGAGGGGAGTGACTATTTGCTTCATGTGGATGCGGTTATACCGGCCATCGGGCAGACCGTGGATCCTTCCGGGCTGATGGATCTTGGAACCCTGAAATGGTCCCGGCGAAACACGGTGGGCGTCGACATCGCCAGCATGGAGACCTCCGTAGAGGGTGTCTTTGCGGCAGGAGACGCTGTTTCAGGCCCTGCCACCGTGGTGGAGGCCATCGCCGGAGGGAAGCGGGCCGCCGCCGCCATCGATCGATATCTTTGCGGCATCCCTCAGCCCAAAATGCCCCCGGTGCCTGTACGCCGGCGTCGCATGGCGTTCACTCAAATCCCTGCCTCCACCAAGATGAGCCTCCAGCGGCCGGACATGCCCATGCTCAATGACGAGAGAAGACGGGTGACCTTTCAGCAGGTGGAGCTGGGGTATCCGGAAAACGCCGTCCGGGAAGAGGCCCGGCGCTGTTTAAGGTGCGACATCTGCATCCGATGCGGCCGCTGCGTGGAGATATGTCGCGACAAGATGGGGGTGGACGCCCTGCAGATGGGATACCTGGATTTCGATCACCCGGATCCTACGGATTTCAGAATTACCGCTGAAAGGTGTATCTTGTGCGGCGCGTGTGCAGCCAACTGCCCCACCGGGGCCATGCAGATGGAGGATTTGGGCGACGAAAGGGTCCTGAGCCTGTGCGGTACGGTCCTCAACCGCCTCAAGGTGGAAACCTGTGAGGCGTGCGGCGAGGTCATCGGTCCGGCCAGGTATCATGATTTCATCCGAAAACGGATCAAAGGGATCAATCAACATTTGACCGAAAGGGTCCTCTGCCTGGAATGCGCCAGGAAATCCGGGGTTGAAAACCAGACGGAAACAGGACCGCCCAAGGTACTGGTCTAG
- a CDS encoding 4Fe-4S binding protein, with the protein MSKYYLSQDTKKCIGCHSCEVACKSNKDLPVGPKLCEIITVGPVFIGGLPKAGYTFMPCFHCEDPWCVAACPTGAMRKRDKDGIVFVDPALCVGCKTCMSACPWGAPQWNPETGKAVKCDFCMDRLDKGLEPACVTVCTTKCLQFAPAEKAPKIKRERYAKAMTSLE; encoded by the coding sequence ATGAGCAAGTACTATCTGTCACAGGATACCAAAAAGTGCATCGGGTGCCACAGTTGCGAGGTGGCGTGCAAGAGCAATAAGGACTTGCCGGTCGGTCCGAAGCTGTGTGAGATCATCACCGTCGGTCCGGTTTTTATCGGAGGGCTTCCAAAGGCAGGGTATACCTTCATGCCCTGTTTTCACTGTGAGGACCCCTGGTGCGTGGCCGCGTGTCCCACCGGCGCCATGCGGAAGAGGGACAAAGACGGTATCGTATTTGTCGACCCGGCCCTCTGTGTCGGATGCAAGACCTGCATGTCGGCCTGCCCATGGGGAGCACCCCAGTGGAATCCTGAAACCGGGAAGGCGGTCAAATGCGATTTCTGTATGGATCGTCTTGACAAGGGCCTGGAACCTGCCTGCGTCACGGTGTGCACCACCAAGTGTCTTCAGTTCGCACCGGCCGAAAAGGCCCCCAAGATCAAACGGGAACGCTATGCAAAGGCCATGACCTCCCTGGAGTAG
- a CDS encoding FadR family transcriptional regulator, with product MFKRISARKISDEIIEQFKEMLSKGELKPGDELPSERDLAEMIGVSRPPLREALNALQTMGFIDIRPRSKIVVRSVAEKFLADPVSILIAQDMEKIFELLEIRRAMESWVAYNAAKRASQQDIEKIAKIIEKDQKNLNLKKDDARTDADFHVSIAQATGNTIFSHLMASCYHILWNTQIVSRETLFKKEANRELIAAQHLNIFKSIQEGDAERASREARRHIDFVAEELRRLLEREKE from the coding sequence ATGTTCAAGAGAATTTCCGCCAGAAAGATCTCGGATGAAATCATCGAGCAGTTCAAGGAGATGCTGAGCAAGGGCGAGCTGAAACCCGGAGACGAACTCCCCTCGGAGCGGGATCTGGCCGAGATGATCGGGGTCAGCCGTCCCCCGTTGAGAGAGGCCCTCAACGCCCTTCAAACCATGGGGTTTATTGACATCCGGCCGAGAAGCAAGATCGTTGTCCGATCCGTTGCCGAGAAATTTCTCGCAGATCCTGTGAGCATTCTCATTGCACAGGACATGGAGAAGATCTTTGAGCTCCTGGAGATCCGGCGGGCCATGGAAAGCTGGGTCGCTTACAACGCCGCGAAACGGGCCTCACAACAGGACATTGAAAAAATAGCAAAAATCATAGAGAAGGATCAGAAAAACCTGAACCTCAAAAAAGATGATGCCAGGACAGATGCGGATTTTCATGTATCCATTGCCCAGGCCACAGGAAACACCATCTTTTCACATCTCATGGCCTCCTGCTATCATATCCTCTGGAATACCCAGATCGTCTCCCGGGAGACCCTCTTCAAGAAAGAGGCGAATCGCGAACTGATTGCCGCACAGCACCTCAATATTTTTAAATCCATTCAAGAGGGAGACGCCGAACGGGCGTCCAGAGAGGCCAGGCGACACATCGATTTTGTGGCAGAAGAACTGAGACGCCTGCTTGAACGGGAAAAGGAATAA
- a CDS encoding molybdopterin-dependent oxidoreductase has protein sequence MESEVYSLCFMCSVRCPIKVITKDDQVKWIEGNPHVAGMEGSLCPRGAAGIAFLYDHERVQSPMIRTGPRGSGQWKKATWEEALDRVGGQLKKIIDEHGGHSVALGERTQLATHVSKTFLKAIGSPNHFTHDALCKGSVNTAARSLFGYTDAQMGIDYKNTRHIVLYGRNIFEAIEVKGVRALTEALEKGAKLTCIDPRVSITATKADRYWMIRPGTDLALNYALIHLILRDRLYDAAYVNRWVSGLAQLQDFVQPYTPQWAQQETGIAASEIESLARELAEDKPAVIFHYGYRGANHANEIYQRRSILILNALMGSIEAKGGIFFKKGPGEVGGKPARKLTEQTFPEITKPRFDKVGTPDFPLPDPNHGVAQMLPRAILEEDPYPLKALINYRFDPIMSIPDSTLTKKALDKLDLIVTIDVNYSDIAWYSDVILPESTYLERTDSIQQANGLKPQMFLRQQCVTPRYDTRPGAIILKQIAERLGTGAYFPYTTMEDLVRWQLEGTGFYPEDFRSKGFVAYTDKQIFWDREDSLKFKTPSGKIELVSSLLEDAGFPSFPEYESMPSPPKGQFRLITGRCALHTHVSTQNNPYLNEIAPENTLWMNSKEAARLGIKEGDMVTISSSRGSGEMRALVTDLIHPEAVFMLHGYGHQSQAATRSFNKGVSDAVLMENISDMIGGSPALHDTFVTVTKLEGTATGTMGGR, from the coding sequence ATGGAATCTGAAGTGTACAGCCTGTGTTTTATGTGTTCGGTGCGTTGTCCCATAAAGGTGATCACAAAGGATGACCAGGTGAAGTGGATTGAAGGGAATCCCCATGTGGCAGGGATGGAGGGGAGCCTCTGCCCCCGGGGGGCGGCCGGGATCGCCTTTTTGTATGACCATGAGAGGGTTCAGTCGCCCATGATCAGGACCGGCCCCCGTGGATCCGGACAGTGGAAAAAGGCCACGTGGGAGGAGGCCCTCGACAGGGTGGGAGGACAGCTTAAAAAGATCATTGATGAACATGGGGGGCACAGCGTGGCCCTGGGGGAGCGGACCCAGCTTGCCACCCATGTGAGCAAGACCTTCCTCAAGGCCATCGGATCACCCAACCATTTCACCCATGATGCCCTCTGCAAGGGTTCGGTCAATACGGCGGCGCGTTCCCTTTTCGGGTATACCGATGCCCAGATGGGCATAGACTACAAGAACACCCGGCACATCGTCCTTTACGGCCGCAATATTTTCGAGGCCATTGAGGTGAAGGGCGTGAGGGCCTTGACCGAGGCCCTGGAAAAGGGCGCAAAACTGACCTGTATCGATCCGAGGGTGAGCATCACCGCCACCAAGGCGGATCGGTACTGGATGATCCGGCCGGGGACCGACCTTGCCCTCAACTATGCGCTGATTCATCTGATCCTTAGAGACAGGTTGTATGATGCCGCATATGTGAATCGTTGGGTCTCGGGGCTGGCCCAGCTTCAGGACTTTGTCCAGCCGTATACGCCCCAGTGGGCGCAACAGGAGACGGGCATAGCCGCCTCGGAGATCGAATCGCTGGCCAGGGAACTGGCCGAGGACAAACCCGCGGTGATCTTTCATTACGGATACCGGGGCGCCAATCACGCCAATGAAATATATCAACGCAGGTCCATCCTGATTCTGAATGCCCTCATGGGGAGTATCGAGGCAAAGGGCGGCATCTTCTTCAAAAAAGGACCTGGGGAAGTGGGCGGGAAACCGGCGCGCAAACTCACGGAACAGACGTTTCCGGAGATCACGAAGCCGCGGTTTGACAAGGTGGGGACACCTGATTTTCCCCTCCCTGATCCGAATCACGGTGTCGCACAGATGCTGCCCAGGGCCATCCTTGAGGAGGATCCCTATCCACTCAAGGCGCTCATCAATTACCGCTTTGATCCGATCATGTCCATACCGGACAGCACCCTGACCAAGAAGGCGCTGGACAAGCTGGACCTTATCGTGACCATTGACGTTAATTACAGTGATATCGCCTGGTACTCCGACGTCATCCTTCCTGAATCCACCTACCTGGAGCGCACGGATTCTATTCAACAGGCAAACGGACTCAAGCCGCAGATGTTTCTGAGACAGCAGTGCGTTACCCCGCGTTATGACACCCGGCCCGGGGCCATTATTCTTAAACAGATCGCTGAACGGTTGGGGACGGGCGCGTATTTCCCATACACGACCATGGAGGACCTGGTCAGGTGGCAACTGGAAGGCACCGGATTCTATCCGGAAGATTTTCGGTCCAAGGGATTCGTCGCCTACACGGACAAACAGATTTTCTGGGACAGGGAAGACTCCCTCAAATTCAAGACGCCTTCCGGCAAGATCGAACTGGTCTCATCTCTCCTGGAAGACGCAGGGTTTCCTTCCTTCCCCGAATATGAATCGATGCCCTCGCCGCCGAAGGGCCAATTCAGATTAATCACTGGGCGTTGCGCCCTGCATACGCACGTTTCCACACAGAACAACCCCTACTTGAATGAGATTGCCCCTGAGAACACACTCTGGATGAATTCCAAAGAAGCGGCTCGGCTCGGAATAAAAGAGGGGGACATGGTGACCATATCGTCCAGCCGAGGCTCGGGAGAGATGCGTGCATTGGTGACGGACCTGATTCATCCTGAGGCGGTCTTCATGCTGCACGGCTACGGGCACCAATCCCAAGCGGCAACGAGATCTTTTAACAAAGGGGTGAGCGACGCGGTGCTAATGGAAAATATTTCAGATATGATCGGCGGGAGTCCGGCCCTGCATGACACCTTTGTGACCGTGACGAAGCTCGAAGGAACAGCGACAGGCACAATGGGAGGAAGATGA